From Amycolatopsis sp. YIM 10, the proteins below share one genomic window:
- a CDS encoding beta-ketoacyl synthase N-terminal-like domain-containing protein, with the protein MNAAELTAWLVGRVAALLGRPASEIDTHRPLREAGLSSRDTVTLTGDLRKLLGRALPPTLLWEHSTIAGLADALSTEEQKVHRPMARAEEGEPIAVVGIGVRLPGGVESPAGFWDLLDGGREAIGTVPDGRWEAFADPAALAAVPQRGGFLADATGFDAGFFGITPREAEAMDPQQRVLLEVAWSALEHAGIPPSTLAGTRTGVFTGVSAGEYGMLTMSDLDTIDAWSGTGAAMSIASNRLSYLLDLRGPSLTVDTACSSSLVAVHMAVQSLQRGESETALAAGVSLMLSPGITANFHRAGVLAEDGRCKPFAGDADGIVRGEGCGVVVLRRLSEARRAGDRVLAVIRGSAVNSDGRSNGLMAPNPRAQEMVLADAYAAAGVDPEGVDYVEAHGTGTPLGDPIEAAALGAVLGSGREWGRPLLIGSVKSNLGHLEGAAGIVGLIKVVLSLGNRRLPASLHFDTPNAQIDFNGLGLRVVGEPVRWPRYSGMARAGVSAFGFGGTNAHVVLEEWPAGAFPAKRIGDGAGVFAVSDRTKEGVRARAADLARWLDSADDVSLGALASTLAGRRENLPIRSVVIAEDRAQLADGLRSLADNRPHASVISGEASSTPPEPVFVFSGYGSQWRGMGRELLATEPVFRDKIDELEPVFLNEAGFSLRGALEGEPEGLAGIQLALLGTQLALAALWRSHGVEPAAVLGHSMGEVAASVVAGALEVAEGVRVMAIRSRLLETMDSTGAMAVVELSPAELSDLETNFPGITVAVYASPTQCTVSGDADQVAALVAHVESLGRLAKPLKVAGAGHSSAVDGLLGRFRAELGPLHPRVPEIACYTSVLDDAREEPEFDVEYWAANLRRPVRFTQALDAAMADGHTLFLEISPHPVALAAIEQTAAGRATGLGSSSRTAGERATFLTSLARLHVLGVPGVLEARCTKTTPVELPGPRWRHQRFWPARRRGQSGAHPLLGTHVELPDDGRHVWRGEVGTDAHPWLVDHAALGVPVFPGTGFLELALAAARTALKSDAVVVTELELLKLLPLSARTEVTTTFSAEQNRVEVHAKSATGEWTRHATAKIRIGEESAEPLSGAEDGEPFDLYRALDAIGQSYGPAFRGLREVTAAPGRATASISPPAEPQYVLHPALADACLHALAAAADLDQAEGLYLPLSIGSVSLTGDPRHGVRVQAVIESVEDDGLVGSVRLLDGSGAVVVAISEVYVRRFQRSSLPVPLSGKVFEARWEQAELPVEQPGGRTWLVLGELAEPELAAFRDAVSGRGDELLVRRETEGLAAFLRDRSEVDAVLHMVGRGTMEPEAGERLVLAAGAVVAELAELTDPPRLWLIGSGSAVIEPGEAGCPGIAALRGLVRVLAFEHPEIRASLLDFDAEPDPARLWVTELHDEIRADSPADEVAWREGVRYVRRLARPTLTPGEPAVRDGAYVITGGLGGLGLHAARWLLDRGADRVVLSSRRGGEAPMAGVEVVAGDIAEPGVATRLVEAATRDGMPLRGVLHAAGVLADGAAMKLTAEQVRQAWWPKAHGAWRLHEATMDHDLDWWLVYSSAASLLGSPGQAAYATANAWMDSLVEWRRANGLPATTINWGAWGDIGAAAGTKNPVLEPLSPDEGLEALEAVLADGRAATGVARLDTTTVLTLFPQLTARTFFGLLAPDEAAAESAWDGMATLRSAEPAAARAALADHLVAIVAGLMGFEPEQIDRNCPLTQLGLDSLLAMRARGAVERDFGLSLPMPLLLRGASLAEVATHLAEAAGFGGAPVEATPVSTVVGPRDPAERWVARVWREVLAGREPGVYEDFFLVGGDAERAERLRAAISEELSQVPDERTLFAAPTIAAMADLLRAEIEGHGGGPIRLLRDGVASDPVFLFHPAGGPTSVYRALVDRLTDGQPAYGFERLDDLEDLEDKAACYAELVREVQPNGPYRLGGWSFGGCLAYETAQQLASAGEEVDLVFLIDSILPLPAPGRSSADLLLERFGRFAEHIERTYGAELDLNGLELGGLDERAQIRAVMDRLASKVPGLGQGVLHHQYTSYLDARVAERYRPRPYSGRVVLFRAREPHPLTTSLDPRYLRTDDALGWDELCPALEVVRAPGDHLSLIDPPNVEVISDRLNRLLNGGSAACTPTTPTAATTRPPTA; encoded by the coding sequence GTGAACGCCGCCGAGCTGACCGCGTGGCTGGTCGGGCGGGTGGCCGCGTTGCTCGGCCGTCCGGCGAGCGAGATCGACACCCACCGCCCGCTGCGGGAGGCCGGACTGTCCTCACGCGACACGGTCACGCTGACCGGCGACCTGCGGAAGCTGCTCGGCCGGGCACTGCCGCCCACTCTGCTGTGGGAGCACTCCACCATCGCCGGTCTGGCAGACGCACTGTCCACAGAGGAACAGAAAGTGCACCGGCCGATGGCGCGCGCCGAAGAGGGCGAGCCGATCGCGGTGGTCGGCATCGGCGTCCGGCTGCCCGGCGGGGTCGAATCACCCGCCGGCTTCTGGGACCTGCTCGACGGTGGGCGCGAGGCGATCGGAACCGTCCCGGATGGACGGTGGGAGGCCTTCGCCGATCCCGCCGCACTGGCGGCCGTGCCCCAGCGCGGGGGCTTCCTCGCGGACGCCACCGGCTTCGACGCCGGGTTCTTCGGCATCACCCCACGGGAAGCCGAGGCCATGGACCCGCAGCAGCGCGTGCTGCTGGAGGTCGCGTGGTCCGCGCTGGAGCACGCGGGCATTCCGCCGAGCACGCTCGCCGGCACCCGGACCGGGGTCTTCACCGGGGTTTCCGCCGGCGAGTACGGCATGCTCACGATGAGCGATCTCGACACCATCGACGCCTGGTCCGGGACCGGGGCGGCGATGAGCATCGCGTCGAACCGGTTGTCCTACCTGCTCGACCTGCGCGGTCCGAGTCTGACCGTGGACACCGCCTGCTCGTCTTCGCTGGTCGCCGTGCACATGGCGGTGCAGAGCCTGCAGCGCGGCGAGAGCGAGACGGCGCTGGCGGCCGGGGTCAGCCTGATGCTGTCGCCGGGCATCACGGCGAACTTCCACCGGGCCGGCGTGCTCGCCGAGGACGGCCGCTGCAAACCGTTCGCCGGTGACGCCGACGGCATCGTGCGCGGTGAGGGCTGCGGGGTGGTGGTACTGCGCCGGTTGAGCGAGGCGCGCCGGGCGGGAGACCGGGTTCTCGCGGTGATCCGCGGCAGCGCGGTGAACTCCGACGGCCGGTCGAACGGCCTGATGGCGCCCAATCCGCGGGCGCAGGAGATGGTGCTCGCCGACGCCTACGCGGCGGCGGGGGTCGACCCGGAGGGGGTCGACTACGTGGAGGCGCACGGCACCGGCACGCCGCTCGGCGATCCGATCGAGGCGGCGGCGCTGGGCGCCGTGCTGGGCAGCGGCCGGGAGTGGGGGCGGCCGCTGCTGATCGGTTCGGTGAAGAGCAATCTCGGCCACCTGGAGGGCGCGGCGGGCATCGTCGGCCTGATCAAGGTGGTGCTCTCGCTGGGGAACCGGCGCCTGCCGGCCAGCCTGCACTTCGACACACCCAACGCGCAGATCGACTTCAACGGCCTCGGCCTGCGGGTGGTCGGCGAGCCGGTGCGCTGGCCGCGATACTCCGGCATGGCCAGGGCGGGAGTGTCGGCCTTCGGCTTCGGCGGCACCAACGCGCACGTGGTGCTGGAGGAATGGCCCGCCGGGGCGTTCCCGGCGAAGCGGATCGGTGACGGGGCGGGCGTGTTCGCCGTTTCCGACCGCACCAAAGAAGGCGTGCGCGCCCGCGCGGCGGATCTCGCGCGGTGGCTGGATTCGGCCGACGACGTCTCGCTCGGTGCGCTGGCGTCCACTTTGGCCGGTCGGCGCGAGAACCTCCCGATCCGGTCTGTGGTGATCGCCGAGGATCGCGCGCAGCTGGCGGACGGGCTCCGGTCGCTGGCCGACAACCGGCCCCACGCCTCGGTGATCAGCGGCGAAGCGTCGTCGACGCCGCCCGAGCCGGTTTTTGTGTTCTCCGGTTACGGATCGCAGTGGCGGGGGATGGGTCGTGAACTGCTCGCGACCGAGCCGGTGTTCCGCGACAAGATCGACGAGCTGGAGCCGGTTTTCCTGAACGAGGCCGGATTTTCCCTGCGTGGAGCGCTGGAAGGCGAACCGGAAGGGCTGGCGGGCATCCAGCTCGCCCTGCTCGGCACGCAGCTCGCGCTGGCCGCGCTCTGGCGCTCGCACGGGGTGGAGCCGGCCGCGGTGCTCGGGCATTCGATGGGTGAGGTCGCCGCGTCGGTGGTCGCCGGGGCGCTGGAGGTCGCCGAGGGCGTGCGCGTGATGGCGATCCGGTCGCGGCTGCTGGAGACGATGGACAGCACCGGCGCGATGGCGGTGGTTGAGCTGTCTCCGGCCGAACTGTCCGATTTGGAGACCAACTTCCCCGGTATTACGGTGGCCGTCTACGCCTCGCCGACGCAGTGCACGGTCAGCGGCGACGCCGATCAGGTGGCGGCGCTGGTGGCACACGTGGAAAGCCTCGGCCGGCTGGCGAAACCGCTGAAGGTCGCTGGTGCCGGGCACTCGTCCGCAGTGGACGGTCTGCTCGGGCGGTTCCGTGCCGAACTCGGGCCACTGCACCCGCGCGTGCCCGAGATCGCCTGCTACACCAGCGTGCTCGACGACGCCCGCGAGGAACCCGAATTCGACGTCGAGTACTGGGCGGCGAACCTGCGGCGGCCGGTGCGGTTCACCCAGGCCCTCGACGCGGCGATGGCCGATGGGCACACGTTGTTCCTGGAGATTTCCCCGCATCCGGTGGCACTGGCCGCGATCGAGCAGACCGCCGCCGGTCGCGCGACCGGTCTCGGCAGCTCAAGCCGGACTGCCGGGGAGCGCGCCACATTCCTCACCTCGCTGGCTCGACTGCACGTGCTCGGTGTGCCGGGAGTGCTGGAAGCGCGCTGCACCAAGACGACGCCCGTCGAACTGCCCGGCCCGCGCTGGCGGCACCAGCGGTTCTGGCCGGCCCGCCGTCGGGGCCAGTCGGGGGCACACCCGCTGCTCGGCACGCACGTCGAACTGCCGGACGACGGCAGGCACGTGTGGCGCGGCGAAGTCGGGACCGACGCGCACCCGTGGCTCGTGGACCACGCGGCGCTCGGCGTGCCCGTGTTCCCCGGCACCGGTTTCCTGGAGCTGGCGCTGGCCGCCGCGCGCACCGCGCTCAAGTCGGACGCGGTGGTGGTCACCGAGCTGGAGTTGTTGAAGCTGCTGCCGTTGTCCGCGCGGACCGAGGTGACCACCACGTTCTCGGCCGAGCAGAACCGGGTCGAGGTGCACGCGAAGTCGGCGACCGGCGAGTGGACCCGGCACGCCACCGCGAAGATCCGCATCGGCGAGGAATCGGCCGAACCGCTTTCCGGTGCCGAGGACGGTGAGCCGTTCGACCTGTACCGGGCGCTCGACGCGATCGGGCAGAGCTACGGGCCCGCGTTCCGCGGCTTGCGCGAGGTGACCGCCGCGCCCGGCCGGGCCACGGCCTCGATCTCGCCACCGGCCGAACCCCAGTACGTTCTGCATCCCGCGCTGGCCGACGCCTGTCTGCACGCGCTCGCCGCGGCCGCCGATCTCGACCAGGCGGAAGGCCTCTACCTGCCGCTTTCGATCGGTTCGGTCAGCCTGACCGGCGATCCGCGGCACGGCGTCCGGGTGCAAGCGGTGATCGAGTCGGTCGAGGACGACGGCCTGGTCGGCTCGGTGCGCCTGCTCGATGGTTCCGGTGCGGTCGTGGTGGCCATCAGCGAGGTCTACGTCCGGCGGTTCCAGCGCTCCTCGTTGCCGGTTCCATTGTCCGGCAAGGTGTTCGAGGCCCGGTGGGAACAGGCCGAGCTGCCGGTCGAGCAGCCAGGCGGCCGGACCTGGCTGGTGCTCGGCGAACTGGCCGAGCCGGAGCTGGCCGCCTTCCGCGACGCGGTGTCCGGCCGGGGCGACGAACTGCTGGTGCGCCGCGAAACCGAGGGACTGGCCGCTTTCCTGCGGGACAGGTCCGAAGTGGACGCTGTGCTGCACATGGTCGGCCGCGGCACGATGGAGCCGGAGGCGGGCGAACGGCTCGTGCTCGCTGCCGGGGCGGTGGTCGCGGAACTGGCCGAACTGACCGACCCGCCGCGCCTGTGGCTGATCGGCTCCGGCAGCGCGGTGATCGAACCGGGTGAGGCGGGCTGTCCCGGCATCGCGGCCCTGCGCGGGCTGGTCCGGGTGCTCGCCTTCGAACACCCCGAGATCCGCGCGAGCCTGCTTGACTTCGACGCCGAACCCGATCCCGCGCGGTTGTGGGTCACCGAACTGCACGACGAGATCCGCGCCGATTCCCCGGCCGACGAAGTCGCCTGGCGCGAAGGCGTCCGGTACGTGCGGCGTCTGGCTCGGCCGACGCTGACGCCCGGTGAACCCGCTGTCCGCGATGGCGCGTACGTGATCACCGGCGGCCTCGGCGGCCTGGGTCTGCACGCCGCGCGCTGGCTGCTCGACCGGGGCGCGGACCGGGTGGTGCTCTCCAGCCGCAGGGGTGGCGAGGCACCGATGGCCGGGGTGGAGGTGGTCGCCGGGGACATCGCCGAACCCGGCGTGGCCACGCGGTTGGTCGAGGCCGCGACCAGGGACGGCATGCCGTTGCGCGGGGTGCTGCACGCGGCCGGTGTGCTGGCCGACGGCGCCGCGATGAAGCTGACCGCCGAGCAGGTGCGGCAGGCGTGGTGGCCCAAGGCGCACGGCGCGTGGCGGCTCCACGAGGCGACGATGGACCACGACCTGGACTGGTGGCTCGTCTACTCCTCGGCGGCCTCCCTGCTCGGCTCGCCCGGCCAGGCCGCCTACGCGACGGCGAACGCCTGGATGGATTCGCTGGTGGAGTGGCGCCGCGCGAACGGGCTGCCCGCGACCACGATCAACTGGGGTGCCTGGGGCGACATCGGGGCGGCGGCCGGGACGAAGAACCCGGTGCTCGAACCGCTCAGCCCGGACGAAGGCCTCGAAGCGCTGGAGGCCGTACTCGCCGACGGCCGGGCCGCCACCGGGGTGGCCCGCCTCGACACCACGACCGTGCTGACGCTCTTTCCGCAGCTCACAGCCCGGACTTTCTTCGGCCTGCTGGCACCGGACGAGGCCGCGGCGGAGTCGGCGTGGGACGGCATGGCCACGTTGCGGTCGGCCGAACCGGCGGCGGCGCGGGCGGCACTGGCCGACCACCTGGTGGCGATCGTCGCGGGGTTGATGGGCTTCGAACCGGAGCAGATCGACCGCAACTGCCCGCTGACCCAGCTCGGCCTGGACTCGCTGCTGGCCATGCGGGCGCGGGGTGCGGTGGAGCGTGACTTCGGGTTGTCGTTGCCGATGCCGTTGCTGTTGCGCGGTGCCTCACTGGCGGAAGTGGCCACTCACCTGGCCGAAGCCGCCGGGTTCGGTGGCGCACCGGTGGAAGCCACGCCGGTGTCCACTGTGGTCGGTCCGCGCGATCCGGCCGAGCGCTGGGTCGCCAGGGTGTGGCGTGAAGTGCTGGCCGGTCGTGAACCCGGGGTCTACGAGGACTTCTTCCTGGTGGGCGGGGATGCCGAACGGGCGGAGCGGCTGCGCGCGGCGATCTCGGAGGAACTGAGCCAGGTCCCGGACGAGCGGACGCTGTTCGCCGCACCGACCATCGCCGCGATGGCCGACCTGCTGCGAGCCGAGATCGAAGGGCACGGCGGCGGCCCGATCCGGCTGCTGCGCGACGGCGTCGCGAGCGACCCGGTGTTCCTGTTCCACCCCGCCGGTGGTCCGACCAGTGTCTACCGCGCGCTGGTGGACCGGCTCACCGACGGCCAGCCCGCGTACGGCTTCGAACGCCTCGACGATCTCGAAGACCTGGAGGACAAGGCCGCCTGCTACGCCGAGCTGGTCAGGGAGGTCCAGCCGAACGGGCCGTACCGGCTGGGTGGCTGGTCGTTCGGCGGCTGCCTCGCCTACGAGACGGCGCAGCAGCTGGCGAGTGCGGGTGAAGAGGTCGATCTGGTGTTCCTGATCGACTCGATCCTGCCGCTGCCCGCGCCCGGCCGGTCGTCGGCGGACCTGCTGCTCGAACGGTTCGGCCGGTTCGCCGAGCACATCGAGCGGACCTACGGCGCCGAGCTGGACCTGAACGGACTGGAGCTGGGCGGGCTGGACGAGCGCGCGCAGATCCGGGCGGTGATGGACCGGCTGGCCAGCAAGGTGCCCGGCCTCGGGCAGGGTGTGCTGCACCACCAGTACACGTCCTATCTGGACGCTCGCGTGGCCGAGCGCTACCGGCCGCGGCCCTATTCCGGCCGGGTGGTGCTGTTCCGCGCGCGGGAACCGCATCCGCTGACCACCTCGCTCGACCCGCGGTACCTGCGCACCGACGACGCACTGGGCTGGGACGAGCTGTGCCCGGCGCTGGAGGTGGTCCGGGCGCCCGGCGACCACCTGTCGCTGATCGACCCGCCGAACGTCGAGGTGATCTCCGACCGGCTGAACCGGTTGCTGAACGGAGGGAGTGCGGCATGTACACCGACCACACCGACGGCGGCCACCACTCGACCGCCTACCGCATAG
- a CDS encoding fatty acyl-AMP ligase — translation MTTETLATLLRHWAGRRGDETAVTFLDYRTSEDGRAAFLTWRELDDRVSAVAARALELAEPGERAAVLVEQSADYVVAFLGALRAGLVAVPLFAPNLPGHAGRLTAVLADCDPRLALTTAPRLDQVAEFVDPKRTELVAVDLVPRAREREWPVPDPDDLAYLQYTSGSTRSPAGVMLSHRNVLANARQACEAYGAVTGHTTTVSWLPLFHDMGLVLGIAAPMVAGMAATLLDPVAFLESPGRWLRALSASPGAISAAPNFAYGYSASRVSEREKSYLELSRVVSLINGSEPVLPSTIAQFQTAFGECGLDPAVHRASYGLAEATVLVSVTEAGKPSRQVSFDRDRLAAGAAVPSGGGDSSTLVSCGYAAGQQLRVVDPEQRKALPDGTVGEIWVRGENVGRGYWRNPKASAEVFGLRLDGTGGWLATGDLGVLFDGELYVTGRRKDLVIVDGRNHYPQDIEQTVEEHPAVRRHSAAAFAIPLDEGEAAVVVLERAKNLEEANLAAATEALRAEVASRHGLKLTDLVFLAPGEVPRTSSGKISRSSCRARYLDGAFADRRLS, via the coding sequence ATGACGACTGAAACGCTGGCCACCCTGCTTCGCCACTGGGCGGGCAGGCGCGGCGACGAGACCGCGGTGACCTTTTTGGACTACCGCACCAGTGAGGACGGCCGCGCCGCCTTCCTGACCTGGCGCGAGCTGGACGACCGGGTCAGCGCGGTGGCCGCGAGAGCACTGGAGCTGGCCGAGCCGGGTGAGCGCGCGGCGGTCCTGGTCGAGCAGTCGGCCGACTACGTGGTCGCCTTCCTCGGTGCGCTCCGGGCGGGACTGGTTGCCGTGCCGTTGTTCGCGCCGAACCTGCCCGGTCACGCCGGGCGGCTGACCGCGGTGCTCGCCGACTGCGACCCACGGCTCGCGCTCACCACCGCGCCGCGGCTGGACCAGGTCGCCGAGTTCGTCGATCCGAAAAGGACGGAACTGGTCGCGGTCGACCTGGTGCCCAGGGCGCGCGAACGGGAGTGGCCGGTGCCGGACCCGGACGACCTCGCGTACCTCCAGTACACCTCGGGCTCGACGCGCAGCCCGGCCGGGGTGATGCTCAGCCACCGCAACGTGCTCGCGAACGCGCGCCAGGCCTGCGAGGCGTACGGCGCGGTCACCGGGCACACCACCACGGTCAGCTGGCTGCCGTTGTTCCACGACATGGGCCTGGTGCTCGGCATCGCCGCGCCGATGGTCGCGGGCATGGCCGCCACCCTGCTGGACCCGGTGGCGTTCCTGGAAAGCCCCGGCCGCTGGTTGCGTGCGCTCTCCGCGAGTCCCGGTGCGATCAGTGCGGCGCCCAACTTCGCCTACGGCTACAGCGCTTCCCGGGTCTCGGAGCGCGAGAAGAGCTACCTCGAACTCAGCCGCGTGGTGTCGTTGATCAACGGCAGCGAGCCGGTGCTCCCGTCGACGATCGCGCAGTTCCAGACCGCGTTCGGCGAATGCGGTCTCGACCCGGCGGTGCACCGGGCCTCCTACGGGCTCGCGGAGGCGACCGTGCTCGTTTCGGTCACCGAAGCCGGGAAGCCGTCGCGGCAGGTCTCCTTCGACCGCGACCGGCTCGCCGCCGGGGCGGCTGTGCCGTCCGGTGGCGGCGATTCGTCCACTTTGGTCTCGTGCGGGTACGCCGCCGGGCAGCAGCTGCGCGTGGTCGATCCGGAGCAGCGCAAGGCGTTGCCCGATGGCACGGTCGGCGAGATCTGGGTACGCGGCGAGAACGTCGGCCGGGGTTACTGGCGCAATCCGAAGGCCTCCGCGGAGGTTTTCGGCCTGCGACTGGACGGGACCGGCGGGTGGCTGGCCACCGGTGATCTCGGCGTGTTGTTCGACGGCGAACTCTATGTCACGGGCCGCCGCAAGGACCTGGTGATCGTCGACGGCCGCAACCACTACCCGCAGGACATCGAGCAGACCGTGGAAGAGCATCCGGCGGTGCGGCGGCATTCGGCCGCGGCGTTCGCCATACCGCTCGACGAGGGGGAGGCAGCCGTGGTGGTGCTGGAACGCGCGAAGAACCTGGAGGAGGCGAACCTGGCGGCCGCGACGGAAGCGCTGCGTGCCGAGGTGGCCAGCCGGCACGGGTTGAAGCTGACCGATCTGGTCTTCCTGGCGCCCGGCGAGGTGCCGCGGACCTCCAGCGGCAAGATCAGCCGGTCCTCCTGCCGGGCCCGTTACCTCGACGGTGCCTTCGCCGACCGGAGGCTGTCGTGA
- a CDS encoding MFS transporter — protein MVPTLVVIALGGFVTSLDNNIVAAGVPSMARELGLGLGELQWVSIGYMLPFAALLLVAGLLVDRLGQARTLVGGLIGFGIGAVAGGFATTGWVLIGARVLQGTAAAFMVPGLLSLLRTNLNSRQRAVGATLWTASLAVALAVGPTVGGLLSEYLHWGWIFFSNLPFVAAIALLVPATAGGQRHRGERIHFRPMFEAFWQRVFVSGLLVQILWGLGVSGVFFFTPLLHQESLGLTPLLAGLPLVLVALAIMAATPAVPWSVTRFGPHRTVAVGLTGVALGLIAVALVNHIPEIPPRIPGLLLIGAGSALTTPLTSFALEVVPGEHAGMASGLLTASRELSGAAGVALIGVVLTSVRAGHLGLGEGRALATGYTAGLYTAAGLELAGAALALAVFRRRE, from the coding sequence GTGGTCCCCACGCTGGTGGTGATCGCCCTCGGCGGCTTCGTCACCAGCCTGGACAACAACATCGTCGCGGCCGGGGTGCCGTCGATGGCCCGAGAACTGGGCCTCGGCCTCGGCGAACTGCAGTGGGTCAGCATCGGCTACATGCTGCCGTTCGCCGCGTTGCTGCTGGTCGCCGGTCTGCTGGTGGACCGGCTGGGCCAGGCCCGCACGCTGGTCGGCGGGCTGATCGGCTTCGGCATCGGCGCGGTGGCGGGCGGGTTCGCCACCACCGGCTGGGTGCTCATCGGCGCGCGCGTGCTCCAGGGCACGGCGGCGGCGTTCATGGTGCCCGGTCTGCTGAGCCTGTTGCGCACCAACCTGAACAGCCGCCAGCGCGCGGTCGGTGCCACGTTGTGGACGGCGAGCCTGGCCGTCGCGCTGGCGGTCGGCCCGACCGTTGGCGGCCTGCTCAGCGAATACCTGCACTGGGGCTGGATCTTCTTCAGCAACCTGCCGTTCGTGGCCGCGATCGCGCTGCTCGTGCCCGCCACCGCGGGTGGGCAGCGCCACCGCGGTGAGCGGATCCACTTCCGCCCGATGTTCGAAGCCTTCTGGCAGCGGGTGTTCGTCAGCGGGCTGCTGGTGCAGATCCTGTGGGGCCTCGGTGTTTCCGGGGTGTTCTTCTTCACCCCCTTGCTGCACCAGGAATCGCTCGGGCTGACTCCGCTGCTGGCCGGGTTGCCGCTGGTACTGGTGGCGCTGGCGATCATGGCGGCCACCCCGGCCGTGCCGTGGTCGGTGACCCGCTTCGGTCCACACCGGACCGTGGCGGTCGGGCTGACCGGGGTGGCGCTCGGCCTGATCGCGGTGGCACTGGTGAACCACATACCGGAAATACCGCCCAGAATTCCCGGTTTGCTGCTGATCGGCGCGGGCTCGGCGTTGACCACGCCGTTGACTTCGTTCGCGCTCGAAGTGGTTCCCGGTGAACACGCCGGAATGGCCTCCGGGTTGCTCACCGCGTCCAGGGAACTGTCCGGCGCGGCCGGGGTCGCATTGATCGGCGTGGTGTTGACCTCGGTACGGGCCGGGCACCTCGGTCTCGGCGAAGGTCGAGCGCTGGCAACGGGTTACACCGCCGGGCTGTACACCGCGGCCGGGCTCGAACTGGCCGGTGCGGCACTGGCGCTCGCAGTGTTCCGCCGCCGCGAATGA
- a CDS encoding R2-like ligand-binding oxidase, with protein MTAFTTLRADGLTWDALPLRLFDKGNAKFWNPRDLDFDTDAKDWAALSDEQRFVATMLCAQFAGGEESVTHEIQPFIAAMRAEGRFADELYLTQFCLEEAKHTQVFRLWLDAVGVTEDLHSHVENNPGYRAIFYDELPTALGRLIDDPSPENQVRASVVYNHVVEGVLALTGYYVWNRACRAHGILPGMQQLIRHIGDDERRHMAWGTFTCRRHVAADDRNWNVVQEQMQALLPHAIAQIEWTTRQFDGDPFDLRLDGVMEYAAGHAMRRLRAIEAARGMPVDRIDLDYSPERLEEEFRSEDEQALGD; from the coding sequence ATGACCGCGTTCACCACACTGCGCGCCGACGGCCTCACCTGGGACGCGCTGCCGTTGCGGTTGTTCGACAAGGGCAACGCCAAGTTCTGGAACCCGCGTGACCTCGACTTCGACACCGACGCCAAGGACTGGGCGGCGTTGTCCGACGAACAGCGCTTCGTCGCGACGATGCTGTGCGCGCAGTTCGCCGGCGGCGAGGAGTCCGTCACGCACGAGATCCAGCCGTTCATCGCCGCGATGCGTGCCGAGGGCCGGTTCGCCGACGAGCTGTACCTGACCCAGTTCTGCCTGGAAGAAGCCAAGCACACGCAGGTGTTCCGGCTCTGGCTGGACGCCGTCGGCGTGACCGAGGACCTGCACAGCCACGTCGAGAACAATCCGGGATACCGGGCGATCTTCTACGACGAGCTGCCCACCGCGCTCGGACGGCTGATCGACGACCCGAGCCCGGAGAACCAGGTCCGCGCCTCGGTGGTCTACAACCACGTCGTTGAAGGCGTGCTGGCGCTGACCGGTTACTACGTCTGGAACCGCGCGTGCCGGGCACACGGCATCCTGCCCGGGATGCAGCAGCTCATCCGGCACATCGGCGACGACGAACGCCGCCACATGGCCTGGGGCACCTTCACCTGCAGACGCCACGTCGCCGCCGACGACCGGAACTGGAATGTGGTTCAGGAACAGATGCAAGCACTGCTGCCACACGCGATCGCGCAGATCGAGTGGACCACGCGGCAGTTCGACGGCGACCCCTTCGACCTTCGGCTCGACGGGGTCATGGAATACGCGGCCGGGCACGCGATGCGGCGGCTGCGGGCGATCGAGGCAGCACGTGGCATGCCGGTGGACCGAATTGATCTCGACTACAGCCCGGAGCGACTGGAAGAGGAGTTCCGGTCCGAGGACGAACAGGCGCTCGGCGACTGA